A single region of the Drosophila takahashii strain IR98-3 E-12201 chromosome 2R, DtakHiC1v2, whole genome shotgun sequence genome encodes:
- the LOC123002508 gene encoding uncharacterized protein — MAHLYSENEHTHLLGWDDAVPASIATKWKRFRVNLEDISKIRIPRSLRYTPDFSQDIQLHAFCDWSTHAYAAAVYIRIPQPDSSFCTTLLTAKSKVSPTKPLTIPRTELCGAVLATKLIKWVIATNRWKNAKITVTYWTDATIVLHWIKGDVTRWKTFVANRVAYILDHSDPHQWRHVPTTDNPADSATRGLSPSEISTFDLWWRGPSWLSQLPSEWPDTEVPNTKFDEQSLEAKSIRVHSHPTQVDCNIIDRFSTYTKLVRVIAYILRFCHNAQSKKTRYYNQLSTVELDNALRCVVKIVQAETFQFDIHGILTKNHLPSKSILRNLTPFLDDGILRVRGRLKHSSLPFDRKHPIILPQLHFFTELVIQNSHQATLHGGASLTLAHTMYKFWIPNGRKAVRTILRKCITCFRVSPHIGSQLMGDLPIHRVNPPNRPFIATGVDYTGAIEIKGIHRDFRLPGYEGGPPGSSYRTLIGTLPTRILSFYWSPRTSPTHV, encoded by the coding sequence ATGGCACATCTATATTCTGAAAACGAACACACGCACTTATTAGGATGGGACGACGCAGTGCCCGCTTCCATCGCTACCAAATGGAAAAGGTTTCGTGTCAATCTGGAGGACATCAGCAAAATCCGAATACCTCGCAGCCTACGGTATACGCCAGATTTTAGTCAGGATATCCAGTTACACGCTTTCTGCGACTGGTCCACTCACGCATACGCAGCTGCGGTTTACATACGCATACCCCAACCGGATTCATCATTTTGCACCACTCTCCTCACtgcaaaatccaaagtttctCCAACGAAACCGCTCACTATCCCGAGGACCGAATTATGTGGCGCTGTACTGGCAACTAAACTAATCAAGTGGGTAATAGCGACCAATCGTTGGAAAAACGCTAAAATCACAGTGACATACTGGACGGACGCCACAATCGTTCTCCACTGGATCAAAGGAGATGTCACCAGATGGAAGACGTTCGTCGCCAATCGTGTTGCCTACATTTTGGACCACAGCGATCCACACCAATGGAGACATGTTCCCACAACGGATAATCCAGCAGACAGCGCTACGAGAGGACTCTCCCCATCAGAAATCTCCACCTTCGACCTCTGGTGGCGCGGACCATCATGGTTAAGTCAACTCCCCAGTGAGTGGCCTGACACAGAAGTACCAAATACAAAGTTTGATGAGCAGTCCCTAGAAGCAAAATCCATACGAGTCCATTCGCACCCGACCCAGGTAGACTGTAATATCATTGATCGTTTTTCGACGTACACCAAACTCGTCCGAGTCATCGCATACATACTGCGCTTTTGTCACAACGCTCAATCGAAGAAAACCAGATATTACAATCAGCTGTCGACGGTGGAACTTGATAACGCACTTCGCTGCGTTGTAAAAATCGTACAAGCCGAAACCTTTCAATTCGACATCCACGGGATCCTCACAAAAAATCATTTGCCCTCCAAAAGCATCTTAAGAAATCTTACTCCCTTTCTTGACGACGGCATCTTGCGCGTTCGCGGTCGTCTCAAGCATTCTAGTCTTCCTTTTGATCGCAAGCATCCAATCATCTTACCGCAGCTTCATTTCTTTACAGAATTGGTAATTCAGAACTCACATCAGGCTACCCTGCATGGTGGCGCTAGTCTCACTCTGGCCCACACAATGTACAAATTCTGGATTCCAAATGGAAGAAAGGCCGTCCGGACCATACTACGGAAATGCATTACGTGCTTTCGCGTGTCACCTCACATAGGAAGTCAATTAATGGGTGACCTGCCGATACACAGGGTCAACCCACCGAACCGCCCATTCATTGCGACCGGCGTTGATTATACCGGGGCAATCGAAATCAAAGGGATACATCGCGATTTTCGTCTGCCTGGCTACGAAGGCGGTCCACCTGGAAGCAGTTACCGGACTCTCATCGGAACACTTCCTACTCGCATTTTATCGTTTTACTGGTCGCCGAGGACCAGTCCAACACATGTATAG